In one Denitratisoma sp. genomic region, the following are encoded:
- a CDS encoding PAS domain S-box protein, which yields MRPIFDWLAQRSFRLKLVGAAVLTEIAVIAMLAYLGIRQMDSALTDQVRVRIEQGTVLFNAAFGPELVERNYSALQLALEHARSEREIEYAVLHDRRGNLIATTGWDSRQPLPAVDTDVRKSADTGIVNLRQSVMLDGQNVGELRYGLSTAFLVEARQTLLRQTLIVATAGILVSLLALTFLGFGMMRRLGSLANVARRLADGDLSVRVGNGSRDEIGRLGAAFNNMAEELEGRVRELRASEARLALVMRGTSDGIWDWNVALDRYYVSPRYRELLGYSEDELPNRRSSFLDIVHPDDRPAVESAVSRHFKQRIPYDVEYRMRHKDGGYRWFRGRGQAVWNAEGRVIRFAGASSDITAQRKAQDDLQTLLAEQKALLDNVIVGIVYLKNRVIQRCNRRFEELFGYEEYGMVGHTTELVYPTREIFEATGERAYAVLGRGETYSEELQLRRKDGSLFWGFITGRAIDAAHPWDGSVWIYVDFTERRLAQEALQEEKDLSEALLAGLPGISALYDPELRLLRWNRNLETVTGHAPERLRDMRANELYEEAAAVRKASLVALERGIVTHGEATLVTADGNRIPYYLYAAPILRSDRKLVVGLGFDISGRKQAEAALRESEERFRKFFEESADASLIIEGDRFVDCNAAALAMLRMRSKDELGTVHPSELSPERQLDGRPSAEKANEMIEIAFARGSHRFEWLHRRADGEIFPAEVLLTRIVHQGKPLLYTVWRDITDRKKAEAEISKLNEELEQRVRERTAELTAANRELEAFSYSVSHDLVAPLRAIDGFSRMIEEDYGPLVDARGKGYIDRIRGGTQRMHRLIDDLLALSRVTRDEMKRESVSLSGIAEQILSDLKQMQPNRKVTTRITLDIHANGDPNLLRIALENLLRNAWKFTARQNDAHHSAKIEFGVLRDEDKPVYFVRDNGAGFDMQYAGKLFGAFQRMHGAQEFEGTGIGLAIVHRIILRHGGRIWAKAAPEQGATFFFTLS from the coding sequence ATGCGACCTATTTTCGACTGGCTCGCACAACGATCCTTCCGCCTCAAACTGGTCGGCGCTGCAGTGCTGACTGAAATTGCCGTCATCGCCATGCTGGCGTATCTGGGCATCCGGCAGATGGACAGCGCCCTGACCGACCAGGTCCGGGTGCGGATCGAACAGGGAACCGTGCTCTTCAATGCCGCATTCGGGCCGGAACTGGTCGAACGGAATTATTCCGCCCTGCAACTCGCGCTGGAACATGCGCGCAGCGAGCGGGAAATCGAGTATGCGGTGCTCCATGACAGACGCGGGAATCTGATCGCCACGACGGGATGGGATTCTCGGCAGCCTCTCCCGGCCGTGGATACGGACGTGCGCAAATCCGCGGATACCGGCATCGTGAACCTTCGGCAGTCCGTGATGCTGGACGGGCAGAACGTCGGTGAATTGCGCTATGGGCTGTCCACAGCGTTCCTCGTGGAAGCCCGGCAGACCCTGCTCAGGCAGACCCTGATCGTTGCTACAGCAGGCATCCTGGTTTCCCTTCTGGCCCTGACTTTTCTGGGCTTCGGCATGATGCGGCGCCTGGGCAGCCTGGCCAATGTTGCCCGCCGGCTGGCCGATGGCGACCTCTCCGTCAGGGTCGGCAATGGCAGCCGTGACGAAATCGGCCGTCTCGGCGCAGCCTTCAACAACATGGCGGAGGAACTCGAAGGACGCGTACGCGAACTGCGCGCCAGCGAGGCGCGGCTGGCATTGGTCATGCGCGGCACATCCGACGGCATCTGGGATTGGAATGTGGCACTGGATCGCTACTACGTCTCGCCGCGCTACCGCGAATTGCTCGGGTATTCGGAGGACGAACTGCCGAACAGGCGATCCAGTTTCCTCGACATCGTCCACCCCGATGACCGTCCGGCCGTCGAGTCAGCCGTCAGCCGGCATTTCAAGCAACGCATACCCTACGACGTCGAATACCGCATGCGCCACAAGGATGGCGGCTACCGCTGGTTCCGCGGTCGCGGCCAGGCGGTATGGAATGCCGAAGGCCGGGTCATCCGGTTTGCCGGGGCAAGTTCCGACATCACGGCTCAGCGAAAGGCGCAAGACGACCTCCAGACCCTGCTGGCCGAACAGAAAGCGCTGCTCGACAACGTCATCGTCGGCATCGTCTATCTCAAGAACCGGGTCATCCAGCGCTGCAACCGGCGTTTCGAGGAACTTTTCGGCTACGAGGAATACGGCATGGTCGGCCACACCACCGAACTGGTCTACCCGACGCGAGAAATCTTCGAGGCCACCGGCGAGCGGGCGTATGCCGTCCTGGGACGGGGCGAGACCTACAGCGAGGAGCTGCAACTGCGTCGCAAGGATGGCAGCCTGTTCTGGGGTTTCATCACCGGACGGGCCATTGATGCCGCCCATCCTTGGGACGGCAGTGTCTGGATTTACGTCGACTTCACGGAGCGCAGGCTGGCACAGGAAGCGCTGCAGGAGGAAAAGGATCTGTCCGAGGCACTGCTGGCGGGACTCCCCGGCATTTCCGCCCTGTACGATCCTGAGTTGCGCCTGCTGCGCTGGAACCGCAACCTGGAAACGGTAACCGGCCATGCGCCGGAACGGCTGCGGGACATGCGTGCGAACGAGTTGTACGAGGAGGCAGCGGCCGTGCGCAAGGCCAGCCTGGTTGCGCTCGAACGGGGCATCGTCACCCATGGCGAGGCCACGTTGGTCACCGCGGACGGCAACCGCATACCCTACTATCTCTATGCCGCCCCCATCCTCCGCAGCGACCGCAAGCTGGTCGTCGGGCTCGGCTTCGACATTTCCGGCCGCAAACAGGCGGAAGCCGCCTTGCGCGAAAGCGAGGAACGTTTCCGGAAGTTCTTCGAGGAATCAGCCGACGCCTCGCTCATCATCGAAGGCGACCGTTTCGTGGATTGCAACGCGGCCGCCTTGGCGATGCTCCGCATGCGCTCCAAGGACGAGTTGGGAACCGTCCACCCCTCTGAACTCTCGCCGGAGCGGCAATTGGATGGCCGCCCTTCCGCCGAGAAGGCCAACGAAATGATCGAAATCGCGTTCGCACGCGGCAGCCACCGCTTCGAATGGCTGCATCGCCGCGCAGACGGAGAGATCTTCCCGGCCGAAGTGCTGCTCACGCGCATCGTCCACCAGGGGAAACCGCTCCTGTACACCGTCTGGCGCGACATCACCGACCGCAAGAAGGCCGAAGCAGAAATCAGCAAGCTCAACGAGGAGCTTGAACAGCGCGTCCGTGAGCGCACCGCGGAACTCACGGCCGCAAACAGGGAACTTGAAGCCTTCAGCTATTCCGTCTCCCATGACCTGGTCGCGCCTTTGCGCGCCATCGACGGCTTTTCGCGCATGATCGAGGAAGACTACGGCCCCCTGGTGGACGCGCGGGGGAAGGGATATATCGACCGGATCCGGGGCGGCACCCAGCGCATGCACCGGCTGATCGACGATCTGCTGGCGCTGTCGCGGGTGACGCGCGACGAAATGAAGCGTGAAAGCGTCAGCCTGTCAGGCATCGCAGAACAAATCCTTAGTGATTTGAAGCAGATGCAGCCAAACCGCAAGGTGACGACGCGTATTACCTTGGATATACACGCCAATGGCGACCCCAACCTACTGCGCATCGCCCTGGAGAATCTCCTGCGCAATGCCTGGAAGTTCACTGCGCGACAGAATGACGCACACCACTCTGCGAAAATCGAATTCGGCGTCTTGCGCGACGAAGACAAACCGGTGTATTTTGTCAGGGACAACGGCGCCGGTTTCGACATGCAGTATGCCGGCAAGCTGTTCGGCGCCTTCCAGCGCATGCACGGGGCGCAGGAATTCGAGGGAACCGGCATCGGCCTGGCGATCGTCCATCGCATCATCCTGCGCCACGGCGGCCGCATCTGGGCAAAAGCTGCGCCGGAACAGGGAGCAACGTTTTTCTTCACGCTGTCGTAA
- the prmB gene encoding 50S ribosomal protein L3 N(5)-glutamine methyltransferase — translation MIPHELVTLRDILRWSVSRFNEAGLHFGHGTQNAYDEAVYLLLHALHLPHERIEVFLDAVLTGSERQTVHALLERRIRERIPAAYLTHEAWLGDFPFYVDERVIVPRSHIAELLLDEPLAPWITDPDAIESALDLCTGSGCLAILLAHAFPNAHVDAADISAGALEVAARNVNDYELGDRIELVCSDLFAGLAGRRYDVIISNPPYVTGESMRTLPEEYRHEPALALASGEDGLDAVRGILAGARAHLEPNGMLAVEVGGNRAIVEEAFPRLGFTWLESESGEGMVFLLQREQLPN, via the coding sequence ATGATCCCGCACGAATTGGTCACGCTGCGCGATATCCTGCGCTGGTCAGTCAGCCGATTCAACGAAGCCGGACTGCACTTCGGCCATGGCACGCAGAATGCCTATGACGAGGCGGTCTATCTCCTGCTGCACGCCCTGCACCTGCCGCACGAACGCATCGAGGTCTTTCTCGACGCAGTCCTGACCGGCAGCGAACGGCAAACCGTTCATGCCCTGCTGGAACGGCGCATCCGGGAACGCATACCGGCCGCTTACCTGACGCACGAAGCCTGGCTGGGGGACTTTCCCTTCTACGTCGACGAACGGGTGATCGTTCCACGTTCCCATATTGCCGAACTGCTGCTGGACGAACCCCTGGCGCCGTGGATTACGGATCCCGACGCGATCGAATCGGCACTCGACCTGTGTACCGGCTCGGGTTGCCTGGCCATCCTGCTGGCGCACGCCTTCCCGAACGCCCACGTCGATGCCGCCGACATTTCTGCGGGGGCTCTCGAGGTTGCCGCCCGGAACGTCAACGACTATGAACTGGGCGACCGCATCGAATTGGTTTGCTCCGACCTCTTCGCCGGCCTTGCCGGCCGCCGCTACGACGTCATCATTTCCAACCCGCCCTATGTCACGGGGGAGTCGATGCGTACCCTCCCCGAAGAATACCGCCACGAACCGGCACTCGCCCTGGCCTCCGGCGAGGATGGCCTGGATGCGGTGCGGGGCATCCTCGCCGGCGCCCGTGCGCACCTCGAGCCGAACGGCATGCTTGCCGTAGAGGTAGGCGGGAACCGTGCTATCGTTGAGGAAGCCTTTCCGCGCCTGGGCTTCACCTGGCTCGAGTCGGAAAGCGGCGAAGGCATGGTTTTCCTGCTACAGCGGGAACAACTCCCCAATTAA
- a CDS encoding phosphate/phosphite/phosphonate ABC transporter substrate-binding protein — protein MRILRILLILSFASLLQVAKASEPRPFELGVVPYLPTTKLVMAYQPLRAHLEKELKRPVVLSTAPDFVTFLERCLRKEYDAIVLGPGLGRYVQLEAGYQPLAVTRRNVKAIIIVERNAPHSRLKDLSGKRVAMLDPMIVLSQLGRETFRRSGMEPDRDYRIRIVKTPSNAVHAVLQGEVEAGVTTANLVPQLAEDMKHRLRVLAESREIPGLMFMLQPTPALGVGQARDILTRFEKTEAGRQFIDAMVMDGLRLPSEREIKALDVFLPEFRKRFKR, from the coding sequence ATGCGTATTCTGCGCATTCTGCTGATCCTGAGCTTCGCCAGCCTGTTGCAGGTTGCGAAGGCCAGCGAGCCCAGGCCGTTCGAACTGGGCGTCGTCCCGTACCTGCCGACCACCAAGCTGGTCATGGCCTATCAACCCCTGCGTGCCCACCTGGAAAAGGAGCTGAAGCGCCCGGTCGTGCTGTCGACGGCCCCCGACTTCGTTACCTTTCTGGAGCGCTGCCTGCGCAAGGAATACGATGCCATCGTGCTGGGGCCCGGTCTGGGGCGCTACGTGCAGCTCGAAGCCGGTTACCAGCCGCTGGCCGTGACGCGCCGTAACGTCAAGGCCATCATCATCGTCGAACGCAATGCCCCGCACTCCAGGCTGAAGGATCTATCCGGCAAGCGGGTGGCGATGCTGGACCCCATGATCGTCCTATCGCAACTTGGCAGGGAAACCTTCCGCCGGTCCGGCATGGAACCCGATCGCGACTATCGCATTCGGATCGTCAAAACGCCCAGCAACGCGGTCCACGCCGTGCTGCAGGGTGAAGTCGAGGCCGGCGTCACAACGGCCAACCTCGTCCCGCAACTGGCCGAGGACATGAAGCACCGGCTGCGCGTCCTGGCCGAATCCAGGGAGATCCCGGGCTTGATGTTCATGCTGCAGCCGACACCTGCCCTTGGCGTCGGCCAAGCCCGGGATATCCTGACGAGATTCGAGAAAACCGAAGCGGGGCGTCAATTCATCGATGCCATGGTTATGGATGGCTTGCGCTTGCCGAGCGAGCGGGAGATCAAGGCACTGGACGTCTTCCTGCCCGAGTTCAGGAAGCGCTTCAAGCGCTGA
- a CDS encoding PHP domain-containing protein, whose product MWIDCHCHTKYSYDNWLEPLDLIRRARAIGLDGVVITEHHSYEASAPVEAIGRDEGFLVLRGVEISTDRGHLLAYGVEDDSWNSWGRDTWLPLDEVIGRILDLGGICVPAHPYREFGVCSLLDGLLELKGIAAVETHNGGNVDSDNDLAVTATRHMALPGLGGSDCHKVAAVGRCATEFLQPVTDMASFVAAVRAGACRGNYFKGWK is encoded by the coding sequence ATGTGGATCGACTGCCATTGCCACACCAAGTACTCCTACGACAACTGGCTGGAGCCGCTTGATCTCATTCGCCGTGCCAGGGCGATAGGCCTGGATGGCGTGGTAATCACGGAGCACCATTCCTACGAGGCCTCGGCGCCGGTCGAGGCGATCGGACGCGACGAGGGGTTCCTCGTGCTGCGCGGCGTGGAGATTTCAACCGATCGCGGCCATCTCCTGGCCTATGGTGTCGAGGACGATTCATGGAATTCCTGGGGGCGGGACACGTGGCTGCCGCTCGACGAGGTGATCGGGCGCATCCTCGACCTTGGCGGCATATGCGTGCCGGCGCATCCCTACCGCGAATTCGGCGTTTGCAGCCTGCTCGACGGGCTGCTCGAACTGAAGGGCATTGCCGCCGTGGAAACCCACAATGGCGGCAATGTCGATTCGGACAACGACCTGGCCGTCACCGCAACGCGGCACATGGCGTTGCCCGGCCTCGGCGGCAGCGACTGCCACAAGGTGGCCGCGGTGGGACGGTGCGCGACCGAGTTCCTGCAGCCGGTGACGGACATGGCAAGCTTCGTGGCGGCGGTGCGCGCCGGTGCCTGCCGGGGGAACTACTTCAAGGGTTGGAAATAA
- a CDS encoding response regulator, translating into MASDRPILLVEDNPDDEALTLRAFNKNRISNPVVVARDGVEALDYLFGNGHHAGRDLSVMPAVILLDLKLPRIDGLEVLRRIRANERTSLLPVVILTTSKEQQDIYEGYSLGANSYIRKPVDFEKFIQAVGQLGLYWLVLNEAVEVAAA; encoded by the coding sequence ATGGCAAGCGACCGACCGATACTGCTGGTGGAAGACAACCCCGACGACGAGGCGCTGACGCTGCGCGCCTTCAACAAGAACCGCATCAGCAACCCGGTCGTCGTCGCACGCGACGGTGTCGAGGCGCTCGACTACCTTTTCGGCAACGGCCACCATGCCGGCCGCGATCTTTCGGTCATGCCGGCCGTGATTCTGCTCGACCTGAAACTGCCCCGCATCGACGGTCTGGAAGTGCTGCGCCGCATCCGCGCCAACGAGCGCACCAGCCTGCTCCCGGTGGTCATCCTGACGACATCGAAGGAACAGCAGGACATCTACGAAGGCTACAGCCTCGGCGCCAACAGCTACATCCGCAAGCCGGTGGATTTCGAGAAGTTCATCCAGGCCGTCGGACAACTCGGCCTCTACTGGCTGGTCCTCAACGAAGCCGTCGAAGTCGCGGCCGCCTGA
- the dapE gene encoding succinyl-diaminopimelate desuccinylase, with the protein MAGSAFELACELIACRSVTPADGGCLELVSHRLAPLGFNLERMDREGVSNLWTRRGGAGPVLCFAGHTDVVPPGPLDQWRSDPFKPEVRNGFLYGRGAADMKTSIAAFVTAVERFLAARPDHAGAIALLLTSDEEGRAVDGTVRVVEALKARGETLDYCIVGEPTSAERLADTIKNGRRGSLSGKLVVKGVQGHIAYPHLVKNPVHKAAPAIAELAATVWDAGNEYFPPTSWQISNFHAGTGADNVVPGTAEILFNFRFSTASTPDGLKARVHEILDRHGVEYILDWTLSGKPYLTPRGRLVEVVSQAIRETVGIETELSTSGGTSDGRFIADICPEVIELGPLNATIHKIDECIAVADIEPLSRIYERVLELLLK; encoded by the coding sequence ATGGCCGGATCCGCATTCGAACTCGCCTGCGAACTGATTGCGTGCCGTTCCGTCACGCCGGCGGACGGCGGTTGCCTGGAGCTCGTCTCCCATAGGCTCGCCCCGCTCGGCTTCAACCTCGAACGGATGGATCGCGAGGGCGTCTCCAACCTGTGGACGCGTCGCGGCGGCGCTGGACCTGTTCTCTGCTTCGCCGGCCATACCGACGTCGTGCCGCCCGGCCCGCTCGACCAGTGGCGTTCCGATCCCTTCAAGCCCGAGGTGCGCAACGGCTTCCTCTACGGACGCGGCGCGGCAGACATGAAGACCAGCATCGCCGCCTTCGTCACGGCGGTCGAGCGCTTTCTCGCTGCCCGCCCCGATCACGCCGGCGCCATCGCCTTGCTGCTGACTTCCGATGAGGAAGGACGCGCGGTAGATGGCACCGTGCGCGTCGTCGAAGCACTGAAGGCCCGCGGTGAAACGCTCGACTACTGCATCGTCGGCGAACCGACTTCGGCGGAGAGACTGGCCGATACCATCAAGAACGGCCGCCGGGGCTCCCTGTCCGGCAAGCTTGTAGTCAAGGGCGTCCAGGGGCACATTGCCTATCCTCACCTCGTGAAAAATCCGGTGCACAAGGCGGCCCCTGCCATTGCCGAGCTCGCTGCAACGGTATGGGACGCCGGCAATGAATATTTCCCGCCCACCTCCTGGCAGATCTCCAACTTTCACGCCGGCACCGGGGCGGACAACGTGGTGCCCGGCACGGCGGAGATTCTCTTCAATTTCCGATTTTCCACCGCCAGCACGCCAGACGGATTAAAGGCTCGGGTGCATGAGATCCTCGATCGCCACGGCGTCGAATACATACTGGACTGGACCCTATCGGGCAAGCCGTACCTCACCCCGCGCGGCAGGTTGGTGGAGGTGGTATCGCAGGCGATTCGTGAAACCGTGGGCATCGAAACCGAACTCTCCACCAGCGGCGGCACCTCGGACGGCCGCTTCATCGCCGACATCTGCCCGGAGGTGATCGAACTGGGTCCGCTCAACGCCACCATTCACAAGATCGACGAGTGCATAGCGGTCGCCGACATCGAGCCGCTCTCCCGCATCTACGAGCGCGTCCTCGAACTCCTGTTGAAATGA
- a CDS encoding PilT/PilU family type 4a pilus ATPase: MIFDKLFQLMAEKRASDIFVSAGAPIHIKIQGSTIPINQQIMDPETIQRMAYEMLKPEQIKHFEDEKEINLSFGIRDVGNFRVNMFWQRGTIAIVVRFIQGEIPKLDELGLPTVLADVIMEKRGLVLVVGSTGSGKSTTLAAMIDHRNANRSGHILTVEDPIEYLFKHKKSVVNQREIGLDTKIWENALKNAMRQAPDCILIGEIRDRETMAAALAYAQTGHLCLATLHANNSYHALNRIINFYALENRPALYLDLSVSLKCIISQRLVKKPDGKRLPAVEILLNTRHIQELIEKGEINGIKEAMEQSLAPGSQTFEQDLFRLYKESVITLEEALANSDSPTNLSWLINNSQLDAPSPGDKKSNASAPALDFDQANGGASFTEFTLNVDDAAG; the protein is encoded by the coding sequence ATGATCTTCGACAAGCTCTTCCAGCTGATGGCCGAGAAAAGGGCCTCCGACATCTTCGTCTCCGCCGGGGCGCCCATCCACATCAAGATTCAGGGCAGCACCATCCCGATCAACCAGCAGATCATGGATCCGGAAACGATCCAGCGCATGGCCTACGAAATGCTGAAGCCGGAGCAGATCAAGCATTTCGAGGACGAGAAGGAGATCAATCTCTCCTTCGGCATCCGCGACGTTGGCAACTTCCGCGTCAACATGTTCTGGCAGCGCGGCACCATCGCCATTGTCGTACGCTTCATCCAGGGCGAAATCCCCAAGCTGGACGAGCTCGGCCTGCCCACGGTGCTGGCCGACGTCATCATGGAAAAGCGCGGACTCGTGCTGGTGGTCGGCTCGACCGGCTCCGGCAAGTCCACCACGCTCGCTGCGATGATCGACCACCGCAACGCCAACCGATCCGGGCACATCCTGACGGTCGAGGACCCGATCGAGTACCTCTTCAAGCACAAGAAATCGGTGGTCAACCAGCGCGAGATCGGCCTGGACACGAAGATTTGGGAAAACGCGCTGAAGAACGCCATGCGACAGGCTCCGGACTGCATCCTCATCGGCGAGATCCGCGACCGCGAGACCATGGCGGCGGCGCTGGCCTATGCGCAGACCGGACACCTGTGCCTGGCCACGCTGCACGCCAACAACAGCTACCATGCGCTGAACCGCATCATCAACTTCTACGCCCTGGAAAACCGGCCCGCACTGTATCTCGACCTTTCCGTCAGCCTGAAGTGCATCATCTCCCAGAGACTCGTGAAGAAACCGGATGGCAAGCGCCTCCCGGCGGTGGAAATCCTGCTCAACACCCGCCATATCCAGGAACTGATCGAGAAGGGCGAGATCAACGGCATCAAGGAGGCCATGGAGCAGAGCCTGGCTCCGGGGTCCCAGACCTTCGAGCAGGACCTGTTCCGTCTTTACAAGGAAAGCGTCATCACGCTGGAAGAGGCGCTGGCGAACTCCGACTCGCCGACCAATCTTTCGTGGCTCATCAACAACTCGCAGCTCGATGCGCCCTCGCCTGGCGACAAGAAGTCGAACGCGTCCGCCCCCGCGCTCGATTTCGACCAGGCGAATGGCGGCGCCTCCTTCACCGAATTCACCCTCAACGTCGACGACGCCGCCGGATAA